The proteins below come from a single Methylobacterium sp. SyP6R genomic window:
- a CDS encoding ABC transporter permease, with product MLRTILQRLLLAVPVLLGVLLVGFLLMQVVPNDPAVVRAGPTATQDVIEAIRHDLGLDQPLWIQFMIYLGRLLRGDLGVSIINNMPVIEELGNTIGPTLELMLASLIWSVPLGILLGTVGAYWRGRWPDRLVVAASVAGVSVPVFLLGLGLVWLLGFHWQLLPFTGRTGPLWTWEGLLGVILPAVTLGGVFVGPVARMTRSSVLDVLGADHVRTARAKGLTERAVVLRHALRNALIPVVTLIGLQIGFLLGGAVVVETIFSWPGIGRLAVGAILSSDAPMAQGTIIVLSAGFILINLIVDVLYAFLDPRIREAR from the coding sequence ATGCTCCGCACGATCCTGCAACGGCTGCTCCTCGCCGTCCCGGTCCTCCTCGGCGTGCTGCTCGTCGGATTCCTGTTGATGCAGGTCGTGCCCAACGATCCGGCGGTGGTCCGCGCCGGGCCGACGGCGACGCAGGACGTCATCGAGGCGATCCGGCACGATCTCGGCCTCGACCAGCCGCTCTGGATCCAGTTCATGATCTATCTCGGGCGACTGCTGCGGGGTGATCTCGGCGTCTCGATCATCAACAACATGCCGGTGATCGAGGAACTCGGGAACACGATCGGACCGACGCTCGAACTGATGCTCGCCTCGCTGATCTGGTCGGTGCCGCTCGGCATCCTGCTCGGCACGGTCGGCGCCTACTGGCGCGGCCGCTGGCCCGACCGGCTGGTGGTGGCGGCCTCCGTGGCCGGCGTCTCGGTGCCGGTCTTCCTGCTCGGCCTTGGCCTCGTCTGGCTCCTCGGCTTCCACTGGCAGCTCCTGCCCTTCACCGGCCGTACCGGGCCGCTCTGGACCTGGGAGGGCCTCTTGGGCGTGATCCTGCCGGCAGTGACGCTCGGCGGCGTCTTCGTCGGGCCGGTCGCCCGCATGACCCGCAGCTCCGTCCTCGACGTGCTGGGGGCCGACCACGTCCGCACCGCGCGGGCGAAGGGCCTGACCGAGCGGGCCGTGGTGCTCCGCCACGCGCTGCGCAACGCGCTGATCCCGGTCGTCACCCTGATCGGTCTGCAGATCGGCTTCCTGCTCGGCGGCGCCGTCGTGGTCGAGACGATCTTCAGCTGGCCCGGCATCGGGCGGCTCGCCGTCGGCGCCATCCTGTCGAGCGACGCGCCGATGGCGCAGGGCACCATCATCGTCCTGTCCGCCGGCTTCATCCTCATCAACCTGATCGTCGACGTGCTCTACGCCTTCCTCGATCCCCGCATCCGGGAGGCCCGATGA
- a CDS encoding ribbon-helix-helix domain-containing protein, translating to MATMTVSSPDPMKAWVEAQITNGDYASSSDDVRDLVRRDRERRMQEISIEELRSLVADAKASGVGPRSIDDIVTQAKDIARARARGSLRE from the coding sequence ATGGCAACCATGACCGTATCCTCGCCCGATCCGATGAAGGCGTGGGTCGAGGCTCAGATCACGAACGGCGATTACGCCAGTTCGAGCGATGACGTGCGCGACCTCGTTCGCCGTGACCGCGAGCGTCGCATGCAGGAGATCAGCATCGAAGAACTGCGCAGCCTCGTCGCGGACGCGAAGGCGAGCGGCGTCGGCCCGCGCAGTATCGATGACATCGTCACGCAGGCGAAGGACATCGCCCGCGCCCGCGCCCGCGGCAGCTTGCGTGAGTAG
- a CDS encoding hydantoinase/oxoprolinase family protein, protein MKRIGIDVGGTNTDAVLIDGTQVLGAVKTPTTADVMSGVRAVIRDLGAAVPLAGIDAVMIGTTHFTNAVVERARLERVGAIRIALPAARSLPPTVDWPDDLRDAVDPLSVMVAGGHEYDGRELVPLDRAAIRDAASRIRDAGITSVGVTALFSPLTAVCEEEAADIIRDVIPGARVTLSHTLGRIGLLERENVTLLNAALQSLGLRTVAAFEEALAASGIAAPFFLTQNDGTVVLAEVAAANPVHSFASGPTNSMRGAAFLSGRDGAMVVDVGGTTSDVGSLVNGFPREANNVVAIGGVRTLFRMPDLLPMALGGGTIIDPVSGAIGPRSVGYRITEKALVFGGDTLTATDIAVAAGRVEIGDRDRVRHLDPGFVALMLARIAGMVEEGVDRMKSSGGATELVAVGGGAFLIPDRLEGVSEVVRVAHAGVANALGAAMAQISGEVDQIFSDLSRDAALAEAQGIAERRAVEAGAEPASLKVIEVEDIPIAYLPGGARRVRARVVGDVRERATVA, encoded by the coding sequence ATGAAGCGCATCGGCATCGACGTCGGCGGCACCAACACGGATGCCGTGCTGATCGACGGCACCCAGGTCCTCGGCGCCGTCAAGACGCCGACCACCGCCGACGTGATGTCGGGGGTGCGCGCCGTCATCCGCGACCTCGGGGCGGCGGTCCCGCTCGCGGGGATCGACGCCGTGATGATCGGCACGACGCACTTCACCAACGCGGTGGTCGAGCGCGCCCGGCTCGAACGGGTCGGGGCGATCCGCATCGCGCTGCCGGCGGCCCGCTCCCTGCCGCCGACGGTGGACTGGCCGGACGACCTGCGCGACGCCGTCGATCCGCTGTCGGTCATGGTGGCCGGCGGCCACGAATATGACGGGCGCGAGCTGGTGCCCCTCGACCGCGCCGCGATCCGGGATGCGGCGTCCCGCATCCGCGACGCCGGCATCACCTCGGTCGGCGTCACCGCCCTGTTCTCGCCGCTGACGGCCGTGTGCGAGGAGGAGGCGGCAGACATCATCCGCGACGTGATCCCGGGGGCGAGGGTGACGCTGTCGCACACGCTCGGCCGCATCGGGCTTCTCGAGCGCGAGAACGTCACGCTGCTCAACGCCGCGCTGCAATCCCTCGGCCTGCGGACGGTGGCGGCCTTCGAGGAGGCGCTCGCCGCGTCGGGCATCGCGGCGCCGTTCTTCCTGACCCAGAACGACGGCACCGTCGTGCTCGCGGAGGTGGCGGCGGCCAACCCCGTCCACTCCTTCGCCTCGGGCCCCACCAACTCGATGCGCGGCGCCGCCTTCCTGTCGGGCCGCGACGGCGCGATGGTGGTGGATGTCGGGGGCACGACCAGCGACGTCGGTTCGCTCGTCAACGGCTTCCCGCGCGAGGCTAACAACGTCGTGGCGATCGGGGGCGTGCGCACGCTGTTCCGCATGCCCGATCTCCTGCCGATGGCGCTCGGCGGCGGCACGATCATCGATCCCGTGTCGGGCGCGATCGGGCCGCGCTCCGTCGGCTACCGCATCACCGAGAAGGCGCTGGTCTTCGGCGGCGACACGCTGACGGCGACCGACATCGCGGTGGCGGCGGGCCGTGTCGAGATCGGCGACCGCGACCGCGTGCGCCACCTCGATCCCGGCTTCGTCGCCCTGATGCTGGCGCGCATCGCCGGGATGGTCGAGGAGGGCGTCGACCGGATGAAGAGTTCGGGCGGCGCGACCGAACTCGTCGCGGTGGGCGGCGGCGCCTTCCTGATTCCGGACCGGCTCGAGGGCGTCAGCGAGGTCGTGCGCGTCGCCCATGCCGGCGTCGCCAACGCGCTCGGCGCCGCGATGGCGCAGATCTCGGGCGAGGTCGACCAGATCTTCTCCGACCTCTCCCGCGACGCGGCACTCGCCGAGGCGCAAGGAATCGCCGAGCGCCGGGCGGTCGAGGCCGGGGCCGAGCCCGCCAGCCTCAAGGTCATCGAGGTCGAGGACATCCCGATCGCCTACCTGCCCGGCGGGGCCCGCCGCGTCCGCGCCCGCGTCGTCGGCGACGTGCGGGAGCGGGCGACCGTCGCCTGA
- a CDS encoding DUF917 domain-containing protein, with protein MIREFEPEEIAPLGIGAWILGTGGGGSPYLAELNLRTLYAEGKRCRLIDPRALDDDDHVAVVSKMGAPLVGQERLVDPAHLARAVRLMEEVTGKRFRAVMSVEIGGGNAVSPFLAAAHLDIPVVDADAMGRAYPEAQMTSFAIGDLRMYPLTLVDCRDNEVVVARAASWTWMERISRKACTEVGSTAATCKAPRTGREVKQWGVLDTVTKATGLGRAVLEARAAHADPVAAVVAHEGGKVLFRGKIGDIDRTATGGFLRGSARIDGLGDDAGSRMELAFQNEWAVGFRDGVPVVMTPDLICVLDTVSGEAIGTETARYGQRVTVVALPAPDILLSPKGLAHVGPRAFGYDIDFTSVFSS; from the coding sequence ATGATCCGCGAATTCGAGCCCGAGGAGATCGCGCCCCTCGGCATCGGCGCCTGGATCCTCGGGACGGGCGGCGGCGGCAGCCCGTACCTCGCCGAGCTCAACCTCAGGACGCTCTACGCCGAGGGCAAGCGCTGCCGGCTGATCGACCCGCGGGCGCTCGACGACGACGACCATGTGGCGGTCGTGTCGAAGATGGGCGCGCCGCTCGTCGGCCAGGAGCGGCTCGTCGATCCGGCGCATCTCGCCCGCGCCGTCCGGCTGATGGAGGAGGTCACGGGCAAGCGGTTCCGCGCCGTGATGAGCGTCGAGATCGGCGGCGGCAACGCCGTCTCGCCGTTCCTGGCGGCGGCGCATCTCGACATCCCGGTGGTCGATGCCGACGCGATGGGGCGCGCCTATCCGGAGGCGCAGATGACGAGCTTCGCCATCGGCGACCTCCGGATGTACCCGCTGACCCTCGTCGATTGCCGGGACAACGAGGTGGTGGTGGCCCGCGCCGCCTCCTGGACCTGGATGGAGCGGATCTCCCGCAAGGCCTGCACCGAGGTCGGCTCGACCGCCGCGACCTGCAAGGCGCCCCGCACCGGGCGCGAGGTCAAGCAATGGGGCGTCCTCGACACCGTCACCAAGGCGACCGGCCTCGGCCGGGCGGTGCTCGAGGCGCGGGCCGCCCACGCCGACCCGGTCGCCGCGGTGGTGGCGCATGAAGGCGGCAAGGTCCTGTTTCGCGGCAAGATCGGCGACATCGACCGCACGGCGACGGGCGGCTTCCTGCGCGGCTCGGCCCGCATCGACGGGCTCGGCGACGATGCCGGCAGCCGCATGGAACTCGCCTTCCAGAACGAGTGGGCGGTCGGCTTCCGGGACGGGGTGCCGGTCGTGATGACCCCGGACCTGATCTGCGTCCTCGACACGGTCTCGGGGGAGGCGATCGGCACCGAGACCGCGCGCTACGGCCAGCGCGTGACGGTGGTGGCCTTGCCCGCACCCGACATCCTCCTGTCGCCGAAGGGCCTCGCCCATGTCGGCCCGCGGGCCTTCGGCTACGACATCGACTTCACCTCGGTCTTTTCATCATGA
- a CDS encoding AroM family protein — MAGRLKRVVFIEAGQSPRDDIVPEILLQLNGPVEPVERGALDGLSPAEIAALVPEAGEASLVTRLRSGEDVVVSKAAVGERMAAILASLRPREFDLVVILSTGLLRDFDSPTPMVNAQRAIESGIRALAAEEQRLGIVQPIARQIEEVRLPTLADYPVSLTHAMPGDRDALARAIVDLGGCEVIVLNSVAFDERDRAIVARATGRPVVLARRIVAGAIRLLLDQGGEPSGEPRHGLADYGERLSRLTPRERQVLSLMAEGLTSKAIGRQLAISPKTVEIHRSKVMGKMEVGSLGALIRLVMAAEAPDA, encoded by the coding sequence GTGGCGGGTCGCCTCAAGCGCGTGGTGTTCATCGAGGCCGGCCAGAGCCCGCGGGACGACATCGTCCCGGAGATCCTGCTGCAGCTGAACGGGCCGGTCGAGCCGGTCGAGCGGGGCGCCCTCGACGGGCTGTCGCCGGCCGAGATCGCTGCCCTCGTGCCGGAGGCCGGCGAGGCGTCGCTCGTCACCCGCCTGCGCAGCGGCGAGGACGTCGTCGTATCCAAGGCCGCAGTCGGCGAGCGCATGGCGGCGATCCTGGCCTCCCTGCGCCCGCGCGAGTTCGACCTCGTGGTGATCCTCTCGACCGGGCTGCTGCGCGACTTCGACAGCCCGACCCCGATGGTGAACGCCCAGCGCGCCATCGAATCCGGCATCCGGGCGCTCGCGGCGGAGGAGCAGCGCCTCGGCATCGTGCAGCCGATCGCCCGGCAGATCGAGGAGGTCCGGCTCCCCACCCTCGCCGATTACCCGGTCAGCCTCACCCACGCGATGCCGGGCGACCGCGACGCGCTCGCCCGCGCCATCGTCGATCTCGGCGGCTGCGAGGTGATCGTGCTGAACTCGGTCGCCTTCGACGAGCGCGACCGCGCGATCGTCGCGCGGGCGACGGGCCGGCCCGTGGTGCTCGCCCGCCGCATCGTCGCGGGGGCGATCCGGCTGCTGCTCGACCAGGGCGGCGAGCCCTCGGGCGAACCGCGCCACGGACTTGCCGATTACGGCGAGCGCCTGTCCCGGCTCACCCCGCGCGAGCGCCAAGTGCTCTCGCTGATGGCGGAAGGGCTGACCTCGAAGGCGATCGGCCGCCAGCTCGCGATCAGCCCGAAGACCGTGGAGATCCACCGCTCCAAGGTGATGGGCAAGATGGAAGTGGGCTCGCTGGGGGCGCTGATCCGGCTGGTGATGGCGGCGGAGGCGCCGGATGCATAG
- a CDS encoding IS630 family transposase (programmed frameshift), producing the protein MAGIAITRTDLTAEELRSASATAPSILAARRMLALALVLDGADRTGAARSCGMDRQTLRDWVHRYNAEGLAGLNDRKAPGRAAKLTPEQKQQLAALVEAGPDFDKDGVVRWRRVDLQARIKELFGVEMHERTVGKHLAELGFVRLSVRPQHPKASDETQDAFKKGFAARVAEILPDPARAKPLEIWFQDEARVGQQGTLTRVWARKGTRPRAPRDQRYKWTYLFGAACPARGTSAALVLPTVNTQMMSLHLAEISKQVAPGSHAILVLDGAGYHGTAKTRRPRGLVVPDNITLMHLPASSPELNPMEVVWQYLRQNKLANRVFRDYRQIVDACCDAWNFFADNPGLVTSITARDWAQVKL; encoded by the exons ATGGCCGGGATCGCCATCACCCGCACCGATTTGACCGCCGAGGAGTTGCGGTCCGCCTCCGCCACGGCGCCCAGCATCCTGGCGGCCCGGCGCATGCTGGCGCTCGCCCTGGTGCTGGATGGGGCCGACCGCACCGGCGCCGCCCGCTCCTGCGGCATGGATCGGCAGACTCTGCGCGACTGGGTCCATCGCTACAACGCCGAGGGACTCGCCGGTCTGAACGACCGCAAGGCGCCGGGGCGGGCCGCCAAGCTGACGCCCGAGCAGAAGCAGCAACTGGCTGCTCTGGTCGAAGCGGGACCGGACTTTGACAAGGACGGCGTGGTGCGCTGGCGCCGGGTCGACCTGCAGGCACGGATCAAGGAGTTGTTCGGGGTCGAGATGCACGAGCGCACGGTCGGCAAGCATCTGGCGGAGTTGGGCTTCGTGCGGCTCTCGGTTCGCCCGCAGCATCCCAAGGCCAGCGACGAGACCCAGGACGCTTTTAAAAAAG GCTTCGCCGCGCGCGTGGCAGAGATCCTGCCCGACCCCGCCCGCGCCAAGCCGCTCGAGATCTGGTTCCAGGATGAAGCCCGCGTCGGCCAGCAGGGCACGCTGACGCGGGTCTGGGCGCGCAAGGGCACGCGCCCGCGGGCTCCGCGCGACCAACGCTACAAGTGGACGTATCTGTTTGGCGCTGCCTGCCCGGCACGCGGGACCAGCGCGGCTTTAGTGCTGCCGACGGTCAACACGCAGATGATGTCGCTGCATCTGGCCGAGATCAGCAAGCAGGTCGCGCCGGGCTCGCACGCGATCCTGGTTCTGGACGGGGCTGGCTACCACGGCACGGCCAAGACGCGCCGCCCGCGTGGCCTAGTCGTGCCGGACAACATCACGTTGATGCATCTGCCAGCGTCATCGCCGGAACTGAACCCGATGGAGGTGGTCTGGCAGTACTTGCGTCAGAACAAGCTCGCCAACCGGGTGTTCCGCGACTACCGCCAGATCGTCGATGCCTGCTGCGACGCCTGGAACTTCTTCGCTGACAACCCAGGCCTCGTCACATCCATCACCGCCCGGGACTGGGCACAGGTCAAACTCTAG
- a CDS encoding AroM family protein gives MKRTNRLAFVTIGQSPRIDMVPEMLAEIGGEVEVREYGVLDDAKEAEIAALHPREGEASFASRLRDGREAVLSKDRIEERLSDLLKAIDRHGHDAVVLLCTGTQVEPLANTLLVESQRIVDATVEALAASCPKLGVMVPLARQVAEFPARHVFRGKPKVVAASPYAGDAMAERAAMLADRDLIVMHCMGYTEAMRREVRDAVEAPVLLSRRIVAGAVRQLL, from the coding sequence ATGAAGCGCACGAACCGGCTCGCTTTCGTGACGATCGGGCAGTCGCCGCGGATCGACATGGTGCCGGAGATGCTGGCCGAGATCGGCGGTGAGGTCGAGGTGCGGGAATACGGCGTGCTCGACGATGCGAAGGAGGCCGAGATCGCCGCCCTGCACCCGCGCGAGGGCGAGGCCTCCTTCGCCAGCCGCCTGCGCGACGGGCGCGAGGCGGTGCTGTCGAAAGACCGCATCGAGGAGCGCCTGTCGGATCTTCTCAAGGCCATCGACCGCCACGGCCACGACGCGGTCGTGCTCCTGTGCACGGGCACGCAGGTCGAACCGCTCGCGAACACGCTCCTTGTCGAATCCCAGCGCATCGTCGATGCCACCGTCGAGGCGCTCGCCGCCTCGTGCCCGAAGCTCGGCGTGATGGTGCCGCTCGCCCGCCAGGTCGCGGAGTTCCCGGCGCGGCACGTCTTCCGCGGTAAGCCGAAGGTCGTGGCGGCCTCGCCATACGCCGGCGACGCCATGGCGGAGCGCGCCGCAATGCTGGCCGACCGCGACCTGATCGTCATGCATTGCATGGGCTACACCGAGGCGATGCGCCGCGAGGTCCGCGACGCCGTCGAGGCCCCCGTCCTCCTGTCGCGCCGGATCGTTGCCGGCGCCGTCCGCCAGCTTCTCTGA
- a CDS encoding ABC transporter substrate-binding protein, protein MRRLGLGLLAAALLAGAVGPAGAFERVGDRKVIVFGGRQQVPVLDPHVRYDWSTRMLQQAVYDALVKYEGNPAEVKPWLAESWETSPDGKTWTFHLTGTAKFHTGDPVDAEAVRYSFVRGLKLNKGVAWMLKDFLGPEGVEAVDARTVRFTLKKPYAAFLSFLPWWYVVDPKQVEAHAVDGDDGQKWLTDHEAGSGPFTIKRWEPNVLHELAAVPDYWKGWPQGEAHRPAGVIYRIVREPAAQKASLLRGESDIVEGLTPDDYVQVARQKGVAIEDHAGMTTFGIKMNNKVGPTADPNLRKAIAYALDYDGLVQIYNGAARLQTSVFPAGMKGHIDVPGMPRRDLAKAKEYLAKSAYPNGGITLEYDHITGLEEARRIGLLLLDNLSALNIKVDMRPEQWPNMVAKGSKPETSPNLTSVFVTPISTDPDAVAYQYHPNSWGQYFAMSFYDNPDVARMIDEARSTPDWDKRAPLYAEIQKRIVADQPEVFGMVQNRRWARRDVLKGFSFSPVRFTGEVDLYPLWIDAK, encoded by the coding sequence ATGCGCAGACTCGGCCTCGGATTGCTCGCAGCGGCTCTGCTGGCGGGCGCCGTCGGTCCCGCCGGCGCCTTCGAGCGCGTCGGCGACCGCAAGGTGATCGTGTTCGGCGGGCGCCAGCAGGTGCCGGTGCTCGATCCGCACGTGCGCTACGACTGGTCGACCCGCATGCTGCAGCAGGCGGTCTACGACGCCCTCGTCAAGTACGAGGGCAACCCGGCCGAGGTGAAGCCGTGGCTCGCCGAGAGCTGGGAGACCAGCCCCGACGGCAAGACCTGGACGTTCCATCTCACCGGTACGGCGAAGTTCCATACCGGCGACCCGGTCGATGCCGAGGCCGTGCGCTACTCCTTCGTGCGGGGCCTGAAGCTCAACAAGGGCGTCGCCTGGATGCTCAAGGACTTCCTCGGGCCGGAGGGCGTCGAGGCGGTCGATGCCAGGACCGTCCGCTTCACGCTGAAAAAACCTTACGCGGCCTTCCTGTCGTTCCTGCCCTGGTGGTACGTCGTCGATCCGAAGCAGGTCGAAGCACATGCGGTCGACGGCGACGACGGCCAGAAGTGGCTCACCGACCACGAGGCCGGCTCCGGCCCGTTCACGATCAAGCGCTGGGAGCCCAACGTGCTCCACGAACTCGCCGCGGTGCCCGATTACTGGAAGGGCTGGCCGCAGGGCGAGGCGCACCGCCCGGCCGGCGTGATCTACCGGATCGTCCGCGAGCCGGCCGCCCAGAAGGCCTCGCTGCTGCGGGGCGAATCCGACATCGTCGAGGGCCTGACGCCGGACGACTACGTCCAGGTCGCGCGCCAGAAGGGCGTGGCGATCGAGGACCATGCCGGCATGACGACCTTCGGCATCAAGATGAACAACAAGGTCGGGCCGACCGCCGACCCGAACCTGCGCAAGGCGATCGCCTACGCCCTCGACTATGACGGCCTGGTCCAGATCTACAACGGTGCCGCCAGGCTCCAGACGAGCGTGTTTCCGGCCGGCATGAAGGGCCATATCGACGTGCCGGGCATGCCGCGGCGCGACCTCGCCAAGGCGAAGGAGTATCTGGCGAAGTCGGCCTATCCGAATGGCGGGATCACCCTCGAATACGACCACATCACCGGGCTCGAGGAGGCGCGCCGGATCGGCCTTCTTCTCCTCGACAATCTCTCCGCCCTCAACATCAAGGTCGACATGCGGCCCGAGCAATGGCCGAACATGGTGGCCAAGGGCTCGAAACCGGAGACCTCGCCGAACCTGACCTCGGTCTTCGTGACGCCGATCTCGACCGACCCGGACGCGGTCGCCTATCAGTACCACCCCAATTCCTGGGGCCAGTACTTCGCGATGTCGTTCTACGACAACCCGGACGTCGCCCGGATGATCGACGAGGCACGCTCGACGCCCGACTGGGACAAGCGTGCGCCCCTCTATGCCGAGATCCAGAAGCGGATCGTCGCCGACCAGCCGGAGGTGTTCGGCATGGTGCAGAACCGCCGCTGGGCCCGCCGCGACGTGCTGAAGGGCTTCAGCTTCAGCCCGGTGCGGTTCACCGGCGAGGTCGACCTCTACCCGCTCTGGATCGACGCCAAGTAG
- a CDS encoding ABC transporter permease encodes MLRFALKKLLTVAGTMLGLAVLTFLITNVAPGDPARLVAGPEATADMVETVRREYGLDKPLPVQLAIYLGDLAKGDLGTSIVTTRPVLSELGRYFPATLELVLVAMAIGVGLGLPLGILSALKRDGPLDHLTRILSISGVALPAFWFGILLQLTFAVHLEWLPVSGRLPLSEAPPAAITGLILVDSLLRGQFETFREALFHILLPAIVLSFPCLASILRVNRAEMIEALQSDHVVAARAHGIAPFRIVAIYALRNALLPTLAMIGLRFGWMLGSTVLVETVFDWPGIGLYAVSSALASDFKPVVGVTLAIGLCFMTVNILVDLAYAWIDPRLRAA; translated from the coding sequence TTGCTGCGCTTCGCGCTCAAGAAGCTCCTGACCGTCGCCGGCACGATGCTCGGCCTCGCCGTGCTGACCTTCCTCATCACCAACGTGGCGCCGGGCGATCCCGCCCGGCTCGTCGCCGGCCCCGAGGCGACCGCCGACATGGTCGAGACCGTCCGCCGGGAATACGGCCTCGACAAGCCGCTGCCGGTGCAGCTCGCGATCTATCTCGGGGACCTCGCCAAGGGCGATCTCGGCACCTCGATCGTCACGACGCGGCCGGTCCTGTCCGAGCTCGGGCGCTATTTCCCGGCGACGCTCGAACTGGTGCTCGTCGCGATGGCAATCGGCGTCGGGCTCGGGCTGCCGCTCGGCATCCTGTCGGCCCTGAAGCGCGACGGCCCCCTCGACCATCTCACCCGCATCCTGTCGATCTCAGGGGTGGCGCTGCCGGCCTTCTGGTTCGGCATCCTGCTTCAGCTCACTTTCGCCGTGCATCTCGAATGGCTGCCGGTCTCGGGCCGCCTGCCGCTCTCGGAGGCGCCGCCCGCGGCGATCACCGGCCTGATCCTCGTCGATTCGCTGCTGCGCGGGCAGTTCGAGACCTTTCGCGAGGCGCTCTTCCACATCCTGCTTCCGGCGATCGTGCTCTCCTTCCCGTGCCTCGCCTCGATCCTCCGGGTGAACCGCGCCGAGATGATCGAGGCGCTGCAATCCGATCACGTCGTGGCGGCGCGCGCCCACGGCATCGCGCCGTTTCGCATCGTCGCAATCTATGCCCTGCGCAACGCGCTCCTGCCCACCCTCGCGATGATCGGCCTGCGCTTCGGCTGGATGCTGGGCTCCACCGTGCTCGTCGAGACGGTGTTCGACTGGCCCGGCATCGGCCTCTACGCGGTCTCCTCGGCGCTCGCCTCGGACTTCAAGCCGGTCGTCGGTGTGACGCTGGCGATCGGGCTCTGCTTCATGACCGTCAACATCCTGGTCGACCTCGCCTATGCGTGGATCGACCCGCGCCTGAGGGCCGCGTGA
- a CDS encoding ABC transporter permease — MALPDISPALSDAPPAFRVRHATTIRQWRLYAHLFSRSFSSMLGLALVVLFLVLAAFGPWLAPYPGDTMGAVKLSQRLLSPSWAHPFGTDEMGADLLSRVIVGARISLWIGLIITVVGAGIGVPLGIVAGYTKSRLVRGAIMRLTDLFLAVPGLALALAIVAALGPGIANCIAALALVWWPGYVRLVEAKTLSVKEELFVEASRAAGARTPWILWHHILPNCLSPIIVKLSMDMGLAVLSAASLGFIGLGAKPPDPEWGAMISVARSYMPDWWWYSACPGLAIFLTVLGFNLLGDGLRDILDPKSAGR, encoded by the coding sequence ATGGCGCTCCCGGACATCTCCCCTGCCCTCTCCGACGCGCCGCCCGCCTTCCGGGTGCGCCACGCCACCACGATCCGCCAGTGGCGGCTCTACGCCCATCTCTTCTCCCGCTCGTTCTCCTCGATGCTGGGCCTCGCCCTCGTCGTGCTGTTCCTGGTGCTCGCCGCCTTCGGACCCTGGCTCGCCCCCTATCCGGGCGACACGATGGGCGCCGTGAAGCTGTCGCAGCGGCTCCTGTCCCCGTCCTGGGCCCACCCCTTCGGCACCGACGAGATGGGCGCCGACCTCCTGTCCCGGGTCATCGTCGGCGCCCGCATCTCGCTGTGGATCGGCCTCATCATCACCGTGGTGGGGGCCGGCATCGGCGTGCCGCTCGGGATCGTCGCCGGCTACACGAAGAGCCGCCTGGTGCGCGGCGCCATCATGCGCCTCACCGATCTGTTCCTCGCGGTGCCGGGCCTCGCGCTGGCGCTCGCGATCGTGGCGGCGCTCGGCCCCGGCATCGCGAACTGCATCGCGGCGCTCGCGCTCGTCTGGTGGCCGGGCTACGTCCGCCTCGTCGAGGCCAAGACCCTGTCGGTCAAGGAGGAATTGTTCGTCGAGGCGAGCCGGGCCGCGGGCGCCCGCACGCCCTGGATCCTGTGGCACCACATCCTGCCGAACTGCCTGTCGCCGATCATCGTCAAGCTGTCGATGGATATGGGCCTCGCCGTGCTCTCGGCCGCGAGCCTCGGCTTCATCGGGCTTGGCGCCAAGCCGCCGGATCCGGAATGGGGCGCGATGATCTCGGTCGCCCGCTCCTACATGCCTGACTGGTGGTGGTACTCGGCCTGCCCGGGCCTCGCCATCTTCCTGACCGTGCTCGGCTTCAACCTGCTCGGCGACGGCCTGCGCGACATCCTCGACCCCAAAAGTGCCGGACGATGA